A genome region from Triticum aestivum cultivar Chinese Spring chromosome 2B, IWGSC CS RefSeq v2.1, whole genome shotgun sequence includes the following:
- the LOC123047524 gene encoding SKP1-interacting partner 15: MAGSDDDEAAAAAALAPIHCLPPDALRNVLLRLTLRDAVACRPVSRLFRETLTGPFLALLPALRLLLLRHPRPDGGGCLHAFDPDRRRWLRLPFTAFLPHQAFSPVASSASLLYLWIETAPAPLTSSSSSSSSSSPAAAHPPKALAVCNPLAGTYRLLPPLGSAWARHGTVLAGPGGVVLVLTELAALSYSPSEGSGKWMKHPLSLPSKPRSPILAAGARAVFALCDVGTPWRSQWKLFSCPLARLTGGWAPVERASWGDVFEILKRPRLLAGAGGRRVLMIGGLRSSFALDAPCSTVLILRLDLATMEWDEAGRMPPNMYRCFTGLCEAAAQGSAMPAAPVAGGNNKVKVFGGDGKVWFGGKRVRGKLAMWEEDDVGSSGGKWDWVDGVPGYGDGVYRGFVFDGGFTAMP; this comes from the coding sequence atggccggctccgacgacgacgaggcggcggcggcggcggcgttggcgcCGATCCACTGCCTGCCGCCGGACGCGCTGCGGAACGTGCTGCTGCGGCTGACGCTGCGGGACGCGGTGGCGTGCCGCCCCGTGTCGCGCCTCTTCCGGGAGACCCTCACGGGGCCCTTCCTCGCGCTGCTGCCGGCGCTCCGCCTGCTGCTGCTCCGCCACCCGCGCCCCGACGGCGGGGGCTGCCTCCACGCCTTCGACCCCGACCGCCGCCGCTGGCTCCGCCTCCCCTTCACCGCCTTCCTCCCGCACCAGGCCTTCTCCCccgtcgcctcctccgcctcgctcCTCTACCTCTGGATCGAGACCGCCCCCGCGCccctcacctcctcctcctcctcctcgtcgtcctcctcgcccGCCGCCGCGCACCCGCCCAAGGCGCTCGCCGTCTGCAACCCGCTGGCGGGCACCTACCGCCTCCTGCCGCCGCTCGGATCCGCCTGGGCGCGCCACGGCACCGTCCTCGCGGGGCCCGGCGGCGTCGTGCTCGTCCTCACCGAGCTCGCCGCGCTCTCCTACTCCCCGTCCGAGGGATCTGGCAAGTGGATGAAGCACCCCCTCTCGCTCCCCTCCAAGCCGCGGAGCCCCAtcctggccgccggcgcccgcgccgtCTTCGCGCTCTGCGACGTCGGCACCCCCTGGCGCAGCCAGTGGAAGCTCTTCTCCTGCCCGCTCGCCAGGCTCACCGGCGGCTGGGCGCCCGTCGAGCGCGCCTCCTGGGGCGACGTCTTCGAGATCCTCAAGCGCCCCCGCCTGCTGGCCGGCGCGGGCGGCCGCCGCGTCCTCATGATCGGTGGCCTCAGGTCGTCCTTCGCCCTCGACGCGCCCTGCTCCACGGTGCTCATCCTCCGCCTGGATCTGGCCACCATGGAGTGGGACGAGGCTGGCCGCATGCCGCCCAATATGTACCGCTGCTTCACTGGCCTCTGCGAGGCTGCTGCCCAGGGAAGCGCCATGCCCGCCGCCCCTGTTGCCGGCGGCAACAACAAGGTAAAGGTGTTTGGGGGTGATGGCAAGGTGTGGTTTGGTGGAAAGCGCGTCCGCGGGAAGCTGGCAATGTGGGAGGAGGACGACGTGGGGAGCAGCGGCGGCAAGTGGGACTGGGTGGATGGTGTTCCTGGATATGGTGATGGTGTATACCGCGGCTTTGTGTTCGACGGTGGGTTCACAGCAATGCCGTGA